The genomic stretch CTTGGAAGATTTTCTTATGCAAACAAAACATTTTTCGGACTTGTTGAAGGTAGCTCAGTGAAGGTTTTGAAAAGTCTTGCCCCACTTAAAGTAAGCGATCAATCTTATCCCATAGAAGAGTTGAAAATTTTGCCGCCTATCAAGCCTTCAAAGATTGTATGTGTAGGTCTTAACTACAAAGACCATGCGAAAGAGCTGGGACTTGAGCTTCCTGAAAGTCCCGTGCTGTTCCTAAAACCTTCAACATGTGTGATTGGTCACAACGACAGTATAATTTATCCGCAGCACATGAGTAGCCAGGTGGACTATGAAGGAGAGCTTGCGGTTGTCATAAAAAAAGAGTGTCGCAATGTAAAACCCCAAGAGGTAGATGAGTACATACTTGGCTATACATGCGCAAATGATGTAACTGCAAGGGATTTACAACCCAAAAACGGTCAGTGGACTGTAGCAAAATCTTTTGATACTTTTTTGCCACTTGGTCCTATTATAACAGATGAAATTGACCCAAACAATAGTCCAATCAAAACTTATCTTAACGGCAAAATTGTTCAAAATTCCAATACAAGCAATTTCATCTTCACCGTGCAGGAGCTTGTAAGTTATATAAGCTCTATAATGACCTTAAAATCTTTTGATGTGATAATTACAGGAACACCTTCTGGCATTGGAAGTATGAAAAAAGGAGATGTTGTTGAAGTTGAAATTGAGGGAATTGGAAAGCTTATTAATTATGTAAAATAAAGGCTGGCAGTTTTAATTGTGCCAGCCTCTCAAGACTTTTTTATACAGCATTGTGAACAAATGCAACTATCTTTCTGCATGGAATGTCAACTATTGAACCAAGTCCGCAAAATCTTCTGTGTGGTGGGCAACATCTTTCTCTTCGATGATGTCCATCAATTTCTTCTCTAGAGTCATATCCTCTGTACCAGAAGGGGTCATCTGGTGGTGTCCCTATAGTTACAATAAGCCTTATAAACCTTGGTGTGACAAGTGCCAAAACACCTGTAAATCCCTGTCCGCTTTCTCCTCCGCTTTCTGTGAAAACTGTAACTGTCTCACCCAAGTATCTTCTCATGTGCTCACAAATGTCGTGGTAATGATGTTCATGACCTTCATACCTCAAATCCAATTCTTCTGACATACATTCCTACCTCCCATAATTCATATTATGTCTTCTTCTATTGACATAATATGAATTATGAGTAAACTGTGTTACATAAAATTTTTTAACTTCCAAAATCCTCAATTATCTTTATTGCATCTTCAAACGAGTTAACCACGATTCCTTTTTTTAAATCATTGACCTCTTGTTCTGGTAAGTTTTCAATACCAATTGGAGTAATGAGCTTTAGAGTATCACCATCGACAGGCTGCGAATAAAATATAGCTACTCTTCCGTCTTTTATAGAAATTATAAAATGATTGGGGCAAAAACCGTCAAATACACGGCTTATCACCACATACTTAGAGCTAAATGCATCTATTTCCCATTCTGCAAACATATTTTTAAAGTCCTGTTTTGACATCCCTACATATTCTTTTGGTACTAATTTTTTCTCTTCAATGACATGTCCACATCCTTTAAAATATTTTCTTACAATAAACAAAGTGTTATCAACTATCCTGCTTTCTCTATCTTTGTTTATATACGCAATCTGGGTTACATTCTTTCCCTTTACATCCTTTTCAGATTTTACTTTTCCTCTTTCTAATGTTATAGTAAACCCCACTGCAAATGACACTATAAACAAGAAAATAATAATAGCAGTGAGCGTGGCAGTTTTAAAATACAGTTTCATTTCTTGTAGCCCCCATCAATAACTCAAACTTTTTTTACTATTATTCCCTGCCAAACCCACTGCTATACATAGAATTTACTCCTCATCTTCTTCCCAGTTATGATATACCTCTTTCACATCATCGTTGTCTTCGAGCATATCAATAAGTCTTCTCATCTTCTGGGCATCCTCACTTGAAAGTTTTACATATGTCTGGGGAATCATCTCTATCTGTGCTCTTATAAATGTAAAACCTTCTTTTTCCAGACCTTCTCTGACCTTTGAAAAATCCTCAGGTGATGTAATTATCTCATATATATCGTCCTCTGAGGAGAAATCCTCAGCACCATACTCTAACGCCTTTTCCATCACAAAGTCCTCATCCGGAAAACTTTCTTTTTCAATAACTATAACACCTTTTCTGCTGAACATCCATGAAACACAGCCTGTTTGACCAAGATTACCACCATTTTTGTCAAAAATGTGTCTTAGCTCACCTGCAGTTCTATTTCTGTTGTTCGTCATTGCCTCAACAATAACTGCAACTCCACCAGGTCCATAACCCTCGTACGTAATGTCTTCGTATCCTGTTGTGTCAATCTCACCAGCTGCCCTCTTTATAAACCCCATTATCTTATCCATGGGCATGTTGTTTGCCTTAGCTTTTGCGATTACATCCCTGAGCTTTGGGTTTGTCTCAGGGTCAGGGCCATACATCTTTGCAACAACCATAAGCTCTCTACCAAGTTTTGTAAAAAGTTTCCCTTTCTGTGCGTCTGTCTTTTCTTTTTTGTGTTTTATATTCGCCCACTTTGAATGTCCAGCCATATTCTTACTTCCCCCTACTTTTTAAACTCCTATTTTGCTCAATATGGAATTATAAATTAGATTTAAAGCTAATGTCAAATGAAATTGGTACATAAGATTTAATAATGAACAAAGATTAGCTTGTGATGAGAGAAAGATGAATAAAAAGATTTTAAAGCAAATCGTAATACTTACACTTTGTAATATATTAACATATAGCCTATTTTTCTTTTATAGAATATTCATATCGCGCAGAATTGGTTCTGTTGGTATGGCACTTTATACATTTGGTATGACACTTTATTACCTGTTTTACAGCATATCAAGTGGTGGGATTTTGACAGCTATTTCAAAATATATTGCTGAAATCTGCTATTCAGCTGGACTAAAAGTAAAAGTTGTCTTTGTGATGAGCAGGATACTCTTTTTCTGGAGCATTATAATTGCCATATTGTTTTGTGCATTAAATCCATTTTTCTGTGATATTGTATTTGCTACTCCACATCTCAAACACTTAGTATACCCTCTTATTGTGTGTATTGTGGTTGTAACACAGTCAGCTATTTTAAAAGGCTTTTTTTATGGCATTCAAAATCCTACTCCACCTGCCTTGGCAGAAGTATTTGAAAATATCGTCAGACTTTCTATCACCTGTCCCATTTTTTTAACAGTAGCAAAATCATCTTCACTTGACACAAAACTTCTTTTATCTTTTTTGGGAATTCTTATAGGAGAGTTCTCAAGCCTGAGTTTCCTTTGGATATCATATAGACTTAAAAATAAAAATACTCAGATTTCAATTAATTTATCTGACATTGTCCAAATATCTTCTAATGTATTCAAAGTTTCTATTCCTCTTGCCACAGCAAGTGTACTTGGAATGATTTTTCAATCGGTCGAAAACATGATAATTCCTAAAATGTTTGAAATCATTGGTAATACAAAAACTCAAGCAATTTCTATCTACGGAATAATTAATGGAATGAGCTTCCCAGCAGCAACTTTGCCACTTGTAATAATAAATTCACTATCCATAATAATTGTTCCTACCATCTCTGAAACAAAGATAAACACAAAAATTCTAAACTCTCGAATAAACTCTTTTCTCTTGCTTACCATTGCTATTTCATTGCCAGCAACATGTATATTCTTACTTTTTCCTTTACAGATTTGTAGTTTACTATACAAAAACCCTCAAGCAGGAGTGTATCTTAAACACATTGCACCTGCAATAGCATTTTATTATCTTTCTGTTGTACTTTCAAGTTTACTTAATGCACTTGACAAGGTCTATTTTAATTTTATTTTAAATACAGTACTGACAGTAGCAAGATTGATAGCCTATATCCCGGCAATATTACTTTTCAAAAGTGAAACCCCTTATATCTGGATTTCAAACCTATTTGCTCTTATTTCATGCATCATAATGATTGAAAAGATATCAAAGCTTGAGTTTGAATTTATTCTTGAAAAAAGGATAATTTTTCTCATATTCCAATTTGCAGTTGTGTGCCTGCTTATATTTACCATACTTATTTATCTGAACATAACTTCAATGCAAATCTTCATTATCCTGTTTTCAGCAGGATATTTTCTCAGCGTTTATTTTATCCTTCTATATCAGAAAAGGCGTAAGAAAGACTGAAGGCAAATATATATAAAGCAAACTGTAAAAAAGCACAATTACAAATACTACTGCCAAGGCCTTTGCCCTTGTTATTCCGAAACCCTTTGAAAGTGCTTCATAAACGGATATCAAGAAAAACATCTCTGACACTTTAAAAACTGCATAGCCAATTGGTAAAAACCAGAAGATAA from Caldicellulosiruptor kronotskyensis 2002 encodes the following:
- a CDS encoding fumarylacetoacetate hydrolase family protein, with the translated sequence MKLGRFSYANKTFFGLVEGSSVKVLKSLAPLKVSDQSYPIEELKILPPIKPSKIVCVGLNYKDHAKELGLELPESPVLFLKPSTCVIGHNDSIIYPQHMSSQVDYEGELAVVIKKECRNVKPQEVDEYILGYTCANDVTARDLQPKNGQWTVAKSFDTFLPLGPIITDEIDPNNSPIKTYLNGKIVQNSNTSNFIFTVQELVSYISSIMTLKSFDVIITGTPSGIGSMKKGDVVEVEIEGIGKLINYVK
- a CDS encoding BofC C-terminal domain-containing protein, which codes for MKLYFKTATLTAIIIFLFIVSFAVGFTITLERGKVKSEKDVKGKNVTQIAYINKDRESRIVDNTLFIVRKYFKGCGHVIEEKKLVPKEYVGMSKQDFKNMFAEWEIDAFSSKYVVISRVFDGFCPNHFIISIKDGRVAIFYSQPVDGDTLKLITPIGIENLPEQEVNDLKKGIVVNSFEDAIKIIEDFGS
- a CDS encoding YebC/PmpR family DNA-binding transcriptional regulator, producing MAGHSKWANIKHKKEKTDAQKGKLFTKLGRELMVVAKMYGPDPETNPKLRDVIAKAKANNMPMDKIMGFIKRAAGEIDTTGYEDITYEGYGPGGVAVIVEAMTNNRNRTAGELRHIFDKNGGNLGQTGCVSWMFSRKGVIVIEKESFPDEDFVMEKALEYGAEDFSSEDDIYEIITSPEDFSKVREGLEKEGFTFIRAQIEMIPQTYVKLSSEDAQKMRRLIDMLEDNDDVKEVYHNWEEDEE
- a CDS encoding oligosaccharide flippase family protein; translation: MNKKILKQIVILTLCNILTYSLFFFYRIFISRRIGSVGMALYTFGMTLYYLFYSISSGGILTAISKYIAEICYSAGLKVKVVFVMSRILFFWSIIIAILFCALNPFFCDIVFATPHLKHLVYPLIVCIVVVTQSAILKGFFYGIQNPTPPALAEVFENIVRLSITCPIFLTVAKSSSLDTKLLLSFLGILIGEFSSLSFLWISYRLKNKNTQISINLSDIVQISSNVFKVSIPLATASVLGMIFQSVENMIIPKMFEIIGNTKTQAISIYGIINGMSFPAATLPLVIINSLSIIIVPTISETKINTKILNSRINSFLLLTIAISLPATCIFLLFPLQICSLLYKNPQAGVYLKHIAPAIAFYYLSVVLSSLLNALDKVYFNFILNTVLTVARLIAYIPAILLFKSETPYIWISNLFALISCIIMIEKISKLEFEFILEKRIIFLIFQFAVVCLLIFTILIYLNITSMQIFIILFSAGYFLSVYFILLYQKRRKKD